The Streptomyces sp. NBC_00440 genome contains a region encoding:
- a CDS encoding MarR family winged helix-turn-helix transcriptional regulator, which translates to MTGEQTAAGSPAGDVTGPTDGPPDETDEVTAAVMAAARLLVGLSARALAEVGSTLTLPQLRTLVVLDSSGPVKLAALAAVMGVNASTAMRMVDRLEAGGLVDRKVNPDNRREVVLRTTDEGAGLVGTVLEHRHREVAALVGRLPVDVRAGLVVGLRALTVAAENPAPARDVLTDGTGF; encoded by the coding sequence ATGACGGGCGAGCAGACGGCTGCGGGCAGCCCCGCCGGGGACGTGACCGGCCCCACGGACGGCCCCCCTGACGAGACCGATGAGGTCACCGCCGCGGTGATGGCCGCCGCACGGCTGCTGGTCGGGCTCTCGGCGCGCGCGCTCGCCGAGGTCGGCAGCACGCTGACCCTTCCGCAGCTGCGGACGCTGGTGGTGCTGGACTCCAGCGGGCCCGTGAAGCTGGCGGCTCTGGCGGCCGTCATGGGCGTCAACGCGTCGACGGCGATGCGGATGGTGGACCGCCTGGAAGCGGGCGGTCTGGTCGACCGCAAGGTCAATCCCGACAACCGGCGGGAGGTCGTCCTGCGTACCACCGACGAGGGCGCGGGGCTGGTCGGGACGGTCCTTGAGCACCGGCACCGGGAAGTGGCCGCGCTGGTGGGCCGGCTCCCGGTGGATGTACGGGCCGGGCTTGTCGTGGGGCTCAGGGCGCTGACGGTCGCCGCCGAGAACCCGGCGCCCGCCCGGGACGTGCTCACGGACGGCACCGGGTTCTGA
- a CDS encoding UbiD family decarboxylase — MTAIRDLRQYIDHLTDTLGEDEVRVVDGAHWDLEIGCITELLAEAEGPALLFDNIPGYPAGRRVLTNFMGTAARTAVALGLPPDSAKLDIVRAWQNISKRIEPVPPVEVATGPVLENVLEGDDVDLTVFPTPRWHDEDGGRYIGTACMVLARDPDTGWVNAGTYRCCVQDKDRLSVWMLGNRHAREIATKYWDRGLACPIAVVVGQDPILSTAAAMAAPAGVSEYDLAGGLRGEGVEVLYPPDSDIPVPAHAEIVIEGEMPPLSEESVLEGPFGEWTGYYTHSGQETVVRVKRILHRDDPIILGAPPMIPTVPAGDQAVPLYSASVTWDHLENSGVQNIQGVWAYARQLMIVVSIKQTGAGDAMHALLAAAGRKRTGGMERYFVVVDEDIDITDINHVLWAVFTRVDPANSLHLVRTPTTAIDPMLSPKQRAEGDLSMGIVLIDACKPFAWKDEFPAANRFSDAYRARTRERWATALGL, encoded by the coding sequence ATGACAGCGATACGCGATCTGCGGCAGTACATCGATCACCTGACGGACACCCTCGGCGAGGACGAGGTCCGCGTCGTCGACGGCGCGCACTGGGACCTGGAAATCGGCTGCATCACCGAACTGCTCGCCGAGGCGGAGGGCCCTGCGTTGCTGTTCGACAACATCCCCGGATACCCGGCCGGACGCCGGGTCCTCACCAACTTCATGGGCACGGCCGCCAGGACCGCCGTGGCGCTGGGGCTGCCCCCGGACAGCGCGAAGCTCGACATCGTCCGTGCCTGGCAGAACATCAGCAAGCGGATCGAGCCGGTCCCGCCCGTCGAGGTGGCCACCGGGCCCGTACTGGAGAACGTGCTGGAGGGTGACGATGTCGACCTGACGGTCTTCCCCACACCTCGCTGGCACGACGAGGACGGCGGCCGCTACATCGGCACCGCCTGCATGGTCCTGGCCCGGGACCCCGACACCGGCTGGGTCAACGCGGGTACGTACCGCTGCTGCGTCCAGGACAAGGACCGGCTCTCGGTATGGATGCTGGGCAACCGCCACGCACGGGAGATCGCCACGAAGTACTGGGACCGCGGCCTCGCCTGCCCGATCGCCGTGGTCGTCGGACAGGACCCGATCCTGTCCACCGCGGCGGCAATGGCCGCCCCGGCCGGCGTCTCCGAGTACGACCTGGCCGGGGGCCTGCGCGGCGAGGGAGTCGAGGTCCTCTACCCGCCGGACAGCGACATCCCCGTACCCGCCCACGCCGAGATCGTGATCGAGGGCGAGATGCCGCCGCTCTCGGAGGAGTCCGTGCTGGAGGGCCCGTTCGGTGAGTGGACCGGCTACTACACCCACTCCGGCCAGGAGACCGTGGTCCGGGTGAAGCGCATCCTGCACCGCGACGACCCGATCATCCTGGGCGCCCCGCCGATGATCCCGACCGTCCCCGCGGGCGACCAGGCGGTGCCGCTCTACTCCGCGTCCGTGACCTGGGACCACCTGGAGAACTCGGGGGTGCAGAACATCCAGGGCGTGTGGGCGTACGCACGGCAGCTGATGATCGTGGTGTCCATCAAGCAGACCGGTGCCGGGGACGCGATGCACGCACTGCTCGCCGCCGCCGGACGCAAGCGCACCGGTGGGATGGAGCGCTACTTCGTCGTGGTCGACGAGGACATCGACATCACCGACATCAACCACGTCCTGTGGGCGGTGTTCACCCGCGTCGACCCGGCCAACTCGCTGCATCTGGTGCGGACGCCGACCACCGCGATCGACCCCATGCTGTCGCCGAAACAGCGGGCCGAGGGCGATCTGTCGATGGGCATCGTGCTGATCGACGCGTGCAAGCCGTTCGCCTGGAAGGACGAATTCCCCGCCGCGAACCGCTTCTCCGACGCCTACCGGGCCCGGACCCGCGAGCGGTGGGCCACCGCTCTGGGCCTGTGA
- a CDS encoding Lrp/AsnC family transcriptional regulator produces METLDRQLINALKNDGRAPFRRIASQLGVSDQVVARRYQRLCGSAGLRVRGRVDGRRLGQAEWLIRLQCVPSASRGVAQALAQRDDTHWVRLASGGTEVICHVQARSTSERDALLLDRLPATRRVTAISAHQVLRRFRGGPVTWQVPMAAVPGPERADADGPAARQGAEPVELDSGDLALLGALARDGRASHALLAAELDRHESTVRRRIGQLRADGVLYFDVDFDEAAVGYADNAVLWISVAPSELDAVGRALARLPDVPFAAATTGQCNLVATMLSADHDGLYEGIAHRVGSLPGIHDIQTAPVIRTVKRVGEIGRALQ; encoded by the coding sequence GTGGAAACCCTCGACCGGCAGCTCATCAATGCACTGAAGAACGACGGTCGGGCACCATTCCGACGGATCGCCTCGCAGCTCGGGGTCTCGGACCAGGTGGTCGCCCGCCGCTACCAGCGGCTGTGCGGGAGCGCGGGCCTGCGGGTGCGGGGCCGGGTGGACGGCAGGCGGCTGGGGCAGGCGGAGTGGCTGATCCGGTTGCAGTGTGTGCCGAGTGCGTCGCGCGGCGTCGCTCAGGCGCTGGCCCAACGGGACGATACGCACTGGGTGCGGCTGGCGTCGGGCGGCACCGAGGTCATCTGTCACGTCCAGGCCCGCAGTACGAGTGAGCGCGACGCGCTGCTGCTCGACCGGCTCCCCGCCACGCGTCGGGTCACGGCGATCAGCGCGCACCAGGTGCTGCGCCGGTTCCGGGGCGGTCCGGTCACCTGGCAGGTGCCGATGGCCGCTGTACCCGGCCCGGAGCGGGCCGACGCCGACGGGCCTGCGGCGCGACAGGGCGCGGAACCGGTGGAGCTCGACTCCGGCGACCTCGCACTGCTCGGCGCGCTGGCCCGGGATGGCCGGGCCTCGCACGCGCTGCTGGCCGCCGAACTGGACCGGCACGAGTCGACCGTCCGCCGCCGGATCGGGCAGCTGCGGGCGGACGGAGTGCTCTACTTCGATGTGGACTTCGACGAGGCGGCCGTCGGCTATGCCGACAACGCCGTCCTCTGGATCTCGGTCGCGCCGTCCGAACTCGACGCGGTGGGAAGGGCGTTGGCCCGGCTGCCGGACGTGCCGTTCGCGGCGGCCACCACCGGGCAGTGCAACCTGGTCGCGACGATGCTGAGCGCCGACCACGACGGGCTGTACGAGGGCATCGCGCACCGCGTCGGGTCGCTGCCCGGTATCCACGACATCCAGACGGCCCCGGTGATCCGGACGGTCAAGCGGGTTGGGGAGATCGGCCGGGCTCTCCAATGA
- a CDS encoding chloride channel protein, translating into MTASASPPTPAAKPEPARAPGRLIPPQKVKSLGDFHVPPRVALIAVLAVPVGVAAALVAVGLLKLINLFTNLCFHGQFAFGTTTPGSTSHWWLILFMPIVGGLVIGVMARYGSEKIRGHGMPEAIESILVGGSKVQPRLAVLKPVSSAIGIGTGGPFGAEGPIIMTGGAVGSILAQFLHVTTDERKTLLVAGSAAGMAATFNSPLAAILLAVELLLFEWRPRSYIPVAVAAVTATLVREPILGSAPLFGGSHVPATLPLSAYGLCLVSGLGAGLLALGATALVYFSEDMFAKLPLHWMWWPAIGGLIIGAGGLIEPRALGVGYDVIDQLLTGRATVGLIIGILVVKTLIWGLSLGSGTSGGVLAPMFMIGGALGAAEGLIFPAVSPGFWALVSLAGVLGGVMRSPLTGIVFCLELTHEMNAMLPMVITASSAYLLSVIVLKRSVLTEKLARRGLHLTREYSVDPLEVHLVRQLESPITATFRTDETVADIKRELSAPHGSHDVDGFLAQRLYPVMNPAGHLAGVVTRSDFLFSSHDDRTPLGELARTAVTAYPDETLRTIANRMATHHVTRVVIVDRDDPDRLEGLLSLRQLLEARRVDLHEEHHTERFLSLVPRRFQRAVEPELQPELQQGG; encoded by the coding sequence ATGACCGCGTCCGCGTCCCCGCCCACCCCCGCCGCGAAACCGGAACCGGCCCGCGCACCGGGCCGGCTCATACCGCCGCAGAAGGTCAAGAGCCTGGGGGACTTCCATGTCCCGCCCCGGGTCGCGCTGATCGCCGTACTCGCCGTACCGGTCGGCGTGGCCGCCGCCCTGGTCGCGGTGGGTCTGCTCAAGCTGATCAACCTGTTCACCAACCTCTGCTTCCACGGGCAGTTCGCCTTCGGCACCACCACACCGGGCTCCACCTCGCACTGGTGGCTGATCCTCTTCATGCCCATCGTGGGCGGGCTGGTCATCGGCGTGATGGCCCGGTACGGATCGGAGAAGATCCGTGGCCACGGGATGCCGGAGGCCATCGAGTCGATCCTGGTCGGCGGCAGCAAGGTGCAGCCCCGGCTGGCCGTGCTCAAGCCCGTCTCGTCGGCCATCGGCATCGGCACCGGCGGGCCGTTCGGCGCCGAGGGGCCGATCATCATGACCGGCGGTGCGGTCGGTTCGATCCTCGCCCAGTTCCTGCACGTCACCACCGACGAGCGCAAGACGCTGCTGGTCGCCGGTTCCGCCGCCGGTATGGCGGCCACCTTCAACTCGCCGCTGGCCGCCATCCTGCTCGCCGTCGAGCTGCTGCTCTTCGAGTGGCGCCCGCGCTCCTACATCCCCGTCGCGGTCGCCGCGGTCACCGCGACCCTGGTCCGCGAACCGATCCTGGGCAGCGCCCCGCTCTTCGGCGGTTCCCATGTCCCGGCCACGCTGCCCCTCTCCGCGTACGGCCTGTGCCTGGTCTCCGGACTCGGCGCCGGGCTGCTCGCACTCGGCGCGACCGCCCTCGTGTACTTCTCCGAGGACATGTTCGCCAAGCTGCCGCTGCACTGGATGTGGTGGCCCGCCATCGGCGGCCTGATCATCGGCGCCGGCGGGCTGATCGAGCCCCGCGCGCTGGGCGTCGGATACGACGTCATCGACCAGCTCCTCACCGGCCGGGCCACCGTGGGCCTGATCATCGGCATCCTGGTGGTCAAGACCCTGATCTGGGGGCTGTCGCTCGGCTCGGGCACCTCGGGCGGTGTCCTCGCCCCGATGTTCATGATCGGCGGTGCGCTGGGCGCGGCCGAGGGGCTGATCTTCCCGGCCGTGAGCCCCGGCTTCTGGGCCCTGGTCTCGCTGGCCGGAGTCCTCGGCGGAGTCATGCGCTCCCCGCTGACCGGCATCGTCTTCTGCCTCGAACTGACCCATGAGATGAACGCGATGCTCCCCATGGTGATCACCGCGTCCTCCGCCTATCTGCTCTCGGTGATCGTCCTCAAGCGGTCCGTCCTCACCGAGAAGCTCGCCCGCCGGGGGCTGCATCTCACCCGGGAGTACTCGGTGGACCCGCTGGAGGTGCATCTCGTACGGCAGCTCGAATCCCCCATCACCGCCACGTTCCGCACCGATGAGACCGTGGCCGACATCAAGCGGGAGCTGTCCGCCCCGCACGGCAGCCATGACGTCGACGGGTTCCTCGCCCAGCGGCTCTACCCCGTGATGAACCCGGCGGGGCACCTGGCCGGCGTCGTCACCCGCTCCGACTTCCTGTTCAGCTCCCACGACGACCGGACCCCGCTCGGCGAACTCGCCAGGACCGCCGTGACCGCATACCCCGACGAGACCCTGCGGACCATCGCCAACCGCATGGCCACGCACCACGTCACCCGGGTCGTGATAGTCGACCGGGACGACCCGGACCGGCTCGAAGGGCTGCTGAGCCTGCGCCAGTTGCTCGAAGCCCGCCGGGTGGACCTGCACGAGGAGCACCACACGGAACGCTTCCTCAGCCTCGTACCGCGCCGCTTCCAGCGGGCTGTGGAACCGGAGCTGCAACCGGAACTCCAGCAGGGCGGATAG
- a CDS encoding aminoglycoside phosphotransferase family protein: MSEPVDGGARPAAGGGAAAGGACPAAGGGAAAGGACPAADRAGEFLERWGLRQEGPPMCGRVAVVLPVVRTADGARAALKVQEVDAETAGEPVALRVWDGRGAVRLLDHDPATGTMLLERLDEARPLASVPDVLAATEVIAGLLARLTSVPAPDGTRWLGDIAARMLDRVPDAVESLADEADRRLLKSCAAAVREVAGEPGDRLLHWDLHFENVLAAGREPWLAIDPKPLAGDPGFELMPALWNRFGEGRLLRRFDLMTDVLGMAGDRERARAWTLGRVLQNSLWTVAEGGRRLSPEMAEIARTLLAPGR, from the coding sequence GTGAGTGAGCCGGTGGACGGCGGGGCGCGTCCTGCGGCGGGCGGCGGTGCGGCAGCCGGTGGGGCGTGTCCTGCGGCGGGCGGCGGTGCGGCAGCCGGTGGGGCGTGTCCTGCGGCGGACCGGGCCGGGGAGTTCCTGGAGCGGTGGGGGCTGCGTCAGGAGGGGCCGCCGATGTGCGGCCGGGTCGCGGTCGTCCTGCCCGTGGTCCGTACGGCCGACGGGGCGCGGGCCGCGCTGAAGGTGCAGGAGGTGGACGCGGAGACCGCGGGGGAGCCGGTCGCCCTGCGGGTCTGGGACGGCCGGGGCGCCGTCCGGCTGCTCGACCACGACCCGGCGACCGGGACCATGCTCCTGGAGCGGCTGGACGAGGCCAGGCCGCTGGCTTCGGTACCGGACGTCCTGGCGGCGACCGAGGTCATCGCGGGGCTGCTGGCCCGGCTGACGTCCGTGCCCGCGCCGGACGGGACGCGGTGGCTCGGGGACATCGCGGCCCGGATGCTCGACCGCGTACCGGATGCGGTCGAGTCCCTGGCGGACGAGGCGGACCGGCGGCTGCTGAAGAGCTGCGCGGCGGCCGTACGGGAGGTGGCGGGTGAGCCGGGGGACCGGCTGCTCCACTGGGACCTGCACTTCGAGAACGTCCTGGCGGCCGGCCGCGAGCCCTGGCTCGCCATCGATCCGAAGCCGCTCGCGGGCGATCCGGGGTTCGAGCTGATGCCCGCGCTGTGGAACCGCTTCGGGGAGGGCAGGCTGCTGCGCCGCTTCGACCTGATGACCGATGTGCTGGGGATGGCGGGGGACCGGGAGCGGGCACGGGCCTGGACGCTGGGGCGCGTCCTGCAGAACAGCCTCTGGACCGTGGCGGAAGGCGGCCGGCGGCTGAGCCCCGAGATGGCGGAGATCGCCCGGACGCTGCTGGCACCGGGGCGGTAG
- a CDS encoding rhomboid-like protein, giving the protein MNRARHAVASYIRSAPGTYVWLAILFCTTIALHQMSPGFERHYLGRRSTNIHELSTHPVRVLIQSAMYIDGGGWISYAFLYTIFHAQAERWLGTLRWLSVAVLAHVLASFISEGALLWAIHHHRAPESAVNTLDVGVSYALAGVVAVLTYRIAPPWRYVYLAGVLAVFGLPLFTDRTFTDLGHFASVLIGLACYPLTRGLGGPPWNPMGLLAPLRRYAPGNRRRNTERP; this is encoded by the coding sequence ATGAACCGCGCCCGCCACGCCGTCGCCTCGTACATCCGCAGCGCTCCGGGCACCTACGTCTGGCTGGCCATCCTCTTCTGCACCACCATCGCGCTGCACCAGATGTCGCCCGGGTTCGAGCGGCACTACCTCGGCAGACGCTCCACCAATATCCACGAACTGTCCACGCACCCCGTCCGGGTGCTGATCCAGAGCGCGATGTACATCGACGGCGGCGGCTGGATCTCGTACGCCTTTCTCTACACGATCTTCCACGCACAGGCCGAGCGCTGGCTCGGCACGCTCCGCTGGCTGTCCGTCGCCGTCCTCGCGCACGTCCTCGCCTCCTTCATCAGCGAGGGCGCCCTGCTCTGGGCGATCCACCACCACCGGGCCCCCGAATCGGCCGTCAACACCCTGGACGTGGGGGTGAGTTACGCGCTCGCCGGCGTCGTCGCCGTACTGACCTACCGGATCGCCCCTCCCTGGCGTTACGTGTATCTGGCCGGTGTCCTCGCGGTCTTCGGTCTGCCGCTGTTCACCGACCGCACCTTCACCGACCTGGGCCACTTCGCCTCGGTCCTCATCGGCCTCGCCTGCTATCCGCTGACCCGGGGCCTCGGCGGACCGCCGTGGAACCCGATGGGTCTGCTGGCCCCCCTGCGGCGCTACGCTCCCGGCAACCGCCGGAGGAACACCGAACGGCCCTGA
- a CDS encoding non-oxidative hydroxyarylic acid decarboxylases subunit B, translated as MRLVVAMSGATGAPFGVRLLEMLRELPDVETHLIMSTWARTTIELETPCTAREVAALADFHHRPGEQGSVLSSGSFRTAGMVIIPCSMKTLAGIRSGYADNLISRAADVVLKERNRLVLVPRETPLNEIHLENMLALARMGASIVPPMPAFYNRPASIDDLVNHVVSRVLDQFGLSAPAARRWEGLARSRHIRSQQTERPG; from the coding sequence ATGCGGCTCGTCGTAGCGATGTCGGGTGCGACCGGCGCGCCGTTCGGGGTGCGGCTGCTCGAAATGCTCCGCGAACTGCCCGATGTCGAGACTCACTTGATCATGAGCACCTGGGCCCGGACGACCATCGAGCTGGAGACCCCCTGCACGGCGCGCGAGGTCGCCGCCCTCGCCGACTTCCACCACCGGCCGGGCGAGCAAGGGAGCGTCCTGTCATCGGGCTCGTTCCGCACCGCGGGGATGGTGATCATCCCGTGCAGCATGAAAACGCTGGCCGGTATCCGCAGCGGATACGCCGACAACCTCATCAGCCGGGCGGCCGACGTCGTACTGAAGGAGCGCAACCGGCTGGTCCTGGTACCGCGCGAGACACCGCTGAACGAGATCCACCTGGAGAACATGCTGGCGCTTGCCCGGATGGGCGCGAGCATCGTGCCGCCGATGCCGGCCTTCTACAACCGGCCCGCCTCCATCGACGACCTCGTGAACCACGTGGTGAGCCGGGTACTCGACCAGTTCGGCCTGAGCGCACCGGCAGCACGCCGCTGGGAGGGCCTGGCGCGCTCCCGTCACATCCGGTCGCAACAGACGGAACGGCCGGGGTAG
- a CDS encoding NAD(P)/FAD-dependent oxidoreductase yields the protein MSSTGSGTGNGTVNGGISFWYADRGTPLAREPLPGDASTDVVIVGGGYTGLWTAYYLKKAVPFLNITVLEARFCGYGASGRNGGWLYNGIAGRDRYAKLHGHDAAVRLQQAMNDTVAEVVKTAAEESIDADIQQGGVLEVAHTPAQLQRLKDFHSVEIAFGETDRTLHGARETAERIRVTGAVGSTWTPHGARLHPAKLVQGLAETVEALGVTLHESTPVTEIRPKHAVTPYGTVRAPYILRCTEGYTAGLKGARRSWLPMNSSMIATEPLPDAVWDTIGWEGGETLGDMAHAYMYAQRTADGRIALGGRGVPYRYGSRAARADRAGRTEPATIDALREILVRFFPATAGVRIDHAWSGVLGVPRDWCATVTLDRSTGLGWAGGYVGSGVATANLAARTLRDLIQQDSGQSGPTDLTTLPWVNHKVRNWEPEPLRWLGVHGMYRAYRAADARELTARSTATDRIATIADRIAGR from the coding sequence ATGAGCTCCACCGGCAGTGGCACAGGCAACGGCACCGTCAACGGCGGCATATCGTTCTGGTACGCGGACCGGGGCACCCCCCTGGCCCGCGAGCCCCTGCCGGGCGACGCGAGCACCGACGTGGTGATCGTCGGCGGCGGGTACACCGGGCTGTGGACGGCGTACTACCTCAAGAAGGCCGTCCCGTTCCTCAACATCACCGTGCTGGAAGCCAGGTTCTGCGGCTACGGCGCGTCCGGCCGCAACGGCGGCTGGCTCTACAACGGCATCGCGGGCCGCGACCGGTACGCGAAGCTGCACGGGCACGACGCGGCGGTCCGCCTCCAGCAGGCCATGAACGACACCGTCGCGGAGGTCGTCAAGACGGCCGCCGAGGAGTCGATCGACGCCGACATCCAGCAGGGCGGTGTCCTCGAAGTCGCCCACACACCGGCCCAGTTGCAGCGGCTCAAGGACTTCCACTCGGTGGAGATCGCCTTCGGCGAGACGGACCGCACCCTGCACGGCGCCCGCGAGACCGCCGAGCGGATCCGGGTCACCGGGGCCGTCGGCTCCACCTGGACCCCGCACGGCGCGCGGCTCCACCCGGCGAAGCTGGTCCAGGGCCTGGCCGAGACGGTGGAGGCGCTCGGCGTCACCCTCCACGAATCGACACCGGTCACCGAGATCAGGCCCAAGCACGCGGTCACGCCGTACGGAACGGTCCGCGCGCCCTACATCCTGCGCTGCACCGAGGGGTACACGGCCGGCCTCAAGGGCGCCCGCCGCAGCTGGCTCCCGATGAACTCCTCGATGATCGCCACCGAACCGCTGCCTGATGCCGTCTGGGACACCATCGGCTGGGAGGGCGGTGAGACGCTCGGCGACATGGCACACGCGTACATGTACGCGCAGCGCACCGCCGACGGCCGGATCGCGCTCGGCGGACGCGGCGTCCCTTACCGCTACGGCTCGCGCGCCGCCCGCGCCGACCGCGCCGGGCGCACCGAGCCCGCCACCATCGACGCGCTGCGCGAGATCCTGGTCCGCTTCTTCCCGGCCACGGCGGGCGTACGGATCGACCACGCCTGGTCCGGGGTGCTCGGCGTCCCGCGCGACTGGTGCGCCACCGTCACCCTGGACCGTTCGACGGGCCTCGGCTGGGCGGGCGGTTACGTCGGCTCGGGCGTGGCCACCGCCAATCTGGCCGCCCGTACGCTGCGCGACCTGATCCAGCAGGACTCCGGCCAGTCGGGTCCGACCGACCTCACCACGCTCCCCTGGGTGAACCACAAGGTCCGCAACTGGGAGCCGGAGCCGCTGCGTTGGCTGGGCGTGCACGGGATGTACCGGGCGTACCGGGCGGCGGACGCCCGCGAACTCACCGCCCGCAGCACGGCCACCGACCGGATCGCGACGATCGCGGACCGGATCGCGGGCCGCTGA